One window from the genome of Cottoperca gobio chromosome 15, fCotGob3.1, whole genome shotgun sequence encodes:
- the mrps6 gene encoding small ribosomal subunit protein bS6m: protein MPRYELALILKAMQRPATTAALRRTVETLMERGAVVRDLENLGERVLPFKITKHNQIHVRGTYFMVDFYAAPNILTSFLDHLNRDVDVVRPTVLKKDDQVSSSLCCNP from the coding sequence ATGCCACGCTACGAACTGGCACTGATCCTGAAGGCGATGCAGCGGCCTGCGACAACAGCTGCTCTCCGGCGGACAGTGGAGACTTTGATGGAGCGGGGCGCGGTGGTGAGGGACCTGGAGAACCTGGGGGAGAGAGTGCTGCCCTTCAAAATAACCAAACACAATCAGATCCATGTCCGAGGGACATACTTTATGGTTGATTTCTACGCAGCCCCTAACATCCTCACAAGTTTTCTGGATCACCTGAACCGTGATGTGGACGTGGTGAGGCCGACTGTGCTGAAGAAGGACGACCAGGTTTCCAGCAGTTTGTGCTGTAACCCATAA
- the nolc1 gene encoding nucleolar and coiled-body phosphoprotein 1 isoform X2, protein MRLRTCAQRTVPLTSFPSSRSVEKMAEQKSMPSDLYKCVYSFLLENKFAKAAQQFMKQTKVTPLDQNDESLVNIYNFWVKSPEAKKRKAPPSTAKGTNGPSAKKAKTTAESSSSEDSSSEDEEAVAKPTKATPAAAKVVPAKAAAAKAASSSSEDSSDSEEDKKAPAKTTVKSPAATPAAARKKDSSSSSEESDSEDEQPAKVPTPKPKAGAVTASKPAVPAKGAAQKKQESSSEDSSSDSEDEKPAKAPAKAAKAAPAKAAPAKAAKAAPAKAAPAKAAKAAPAKAAPAKAAPVKAAAAESSSEDSSSEDEAPPSKKPKAGAYSAVPPPASVQKAPATPAASKAKDSDSSDSSDEEEEKKVAAKPAPAKAAAAKPTAKKQEPSSDSSDSSSDEEAAKTPAVKVTPAKAAPSVKVTPAKAAPSVKVTLAKAAPAKEEDSDSSSSEDEEEVKKPAGKVTPAKTGPAKPVTAKVTAAKKDSSSEDDSSSEEETAKKPAAKPAPAKTTPAKKAESSSSDSSSEDEAPTKPAVKAAVTPTPASKPPAKAAESSSDSDDSSEDEKKTVKAKPAAKPSTPAAKPAAPAAESSSDSDSSEDDEESAKAKPTAVKPAAKPATPAAKPAAAAESSSDSDSSEDEEPAKAKPAAAKPSTPASKPATPAAKPAAAAESSSDSSSEDEEPAKAKPATPASKPATPAAKPAAAAAESSSDSSSEDEEPAKAKPAAAKPASKPATPAAKPAAAAESSSDSSSEDEEPAKAKPAAAKPATPASKPATPAAKPAAAAESSSDSDSSEDEKEPVKAKPAAAAAAKPTTPVAKPVADSSSDSDSDSSESENEAAKPAVKKRAPAAAAPASTPKTTKAAAAPTKKAEESSSDSSDSSDSETETKSTPAKPAVTNGKSATPKAPAKPAESSSSDSSSEEEEEASKSTVKPAATPAATPKTTPAAKPKENSSSSSDSSSDEEAPRKAATAPTTPTTNGTNGKRKKDEESSESEEDETEVKTPKNKKAPTTPQTFPKVNKKSSNVPFRRIREEDVSVDPRLTDNSFDAKYGADGDWGQKANDALRFTKGKSFRHEKTKKKRGSYRGGAISTSVNSIKFDSD, encoded by the exons ATGCGCCTGCGCACATGCGCACAACGGACGGTTCCgctcacttccttcccttccAGTAGGAGCGTGGAGAAGATGGCGGAGCAAAAGTCGATGCCGAGTGATCTTTATAAATGCGTATATTCATTTCTGCTGGAGAACAAGTTCGCTAAGGCGGCTCAGCAGTTTATGAAACAGACTAAAGTG ACTCCATTAGATCAAAATGATGAGAGCCTCGTCAACATCTATAACTTCTGGGTGAA GTCTCCTGAAGCCAAGAAACGAAAGGCGCCTCCTAGCACAGCTAAAGGTACAAACGGACCTTCGGCCAAGAAAGCAAAAACCACTGCAGAGAGCTCCAGCAGCGAAGACTCTAGCAGTGAGGATGAAGAAGCTGTTGCAAAACCAACTAAGGCAACCCCTGCAG caGCTAAGGTGGTGCCTGCTAAAGCTGCAGCTGCTAAAGCTGCATCCAGCAGCAGTGAAGACTCCAGTGACTCTGAGGAGGACAAGAAGGCTCCTGCAAAG ACTACTGTGAAGTCTCCTGCTGCTACTCCCGCTGcagcaagaaagaaagacagcagCTCTAGCAGTGAAGAATCTGACTCTGAAGATGAGCAGCCTGCTAAAGTCCCAACACCAA AGCCCAAGGCTGGTGCAGTCACAGCATCCAAACCAGCTGTTCCTGCTAAAGGCGCAGCTCAGAAAAAGCAGGAGAGCAGCAGTGAGGATAGTTCCTCAGATTCTGAAGATGAAAAACCAGCCAAG GCTCCAGCTAAAGCAGCTAAAGCGGCTCCAGCTAAAGCGGCTCCAGCTAAAGCAGCTAAAGCAGCTCCAGCTAAAGCGGCTCCAGCTAAAGCAGCTAAAGCAGCTCCAGCTAAAGCGGCTCCTGCTAAAGCGGCTCCAGTAAAGGCAGCTGCTGCTGAATCAAGCAGTGAAGACTCTTCATCTGAAGATGAGGCTCCGCCCAGCAAAAAACCCAAAGCAG GAGCGTACAGTGCAGTCCCACCTCCTGCTTCAGTCCAGAAAGCTCCAGCTACACCAGCAGCCAGCAAGGCCAAGGACAGTGACTCCTCAGACAGCAgtgatgaggaagaagagaagaaagtagCTG CAAAGCCTGCACCTGCGAAGGCAGCTGCTGCCAAACCAACTGCAAAGAAGCAGGAGCCCAGCTCTGACAGCTCAG ATTCAAGCTCGGATGAAGAGGCGGCAAAGACTCCTGCAGTCAAAGTCACTCCAGCTAAAGCTGCACCTTCAGTCAAAGTCACCCCAGCTAAAGCTGCACCTTCAGTCAAAGTCACCCTAGCTAAAGCTGCACCTGCTAAAGAGGAAGACTCAGACTCATCCAGTTCAGAGGACGAAGAGGAGGTGAAAAAACCTGCAGGGAAGGTGACTCCCGCTAAGACTGGTCCAGCTAAACCTGTTACTGCTAAAGTCACAGCTGCTAAAAAAGACTCCAGTTCAGAGGACGATTCCAGTTCAGAGGAGGAGACGGCAAAAAAGCCAGCAGCAAAACCTGCACCTGCCAAGACGACCCCAGCTAAAAAAGCAGAGTCCTCAAGCTCAG ATAGCAGCTCTGAAGATGAGGCTCCAACAAAGCCTGCCGTTAAAGCTGCTGTCACACCGACACCTGCTTCTAAACCCCCCGCCAAGGCAGCTGAGAGCAGCTCTGATTCAGATGACTCCTCTGAGGATGAGAAAAAAACGGTAAAAGCCAAGCCAGCAGCTAAGCCTTCTACTCCTGCGGCAAagcctgctgctcctgcagcagAAAGCAGCTCAGACTCTGACTCTtctgaggatgatgaagagtcAGCTAAGGCTAAGCCAACAGCAGTTAAACCAGCTGCAAAGCCTGCTACTCCTGCCGCAAAGCCTGCCGCTGCAGCCGAGAGCAGCTCAGATTCTGACTCTTCTGAAGATGAAGAACCAGCTAAGGCTAAACCTGCAGCAGCTAAACCATCTACACCGGCTTCAAAACCTGCTACTCCTGCAGCAaagcctgctgctgcagcagagagcagttCTGACTCCTCTTCTGAAG ATGAGGAACCAGCTAAGGCTAAACCTGCTACGCCAGCCTCAAAACCTGCTACTCCGGCAGCAAAGCCTGCTGCTGCGGCAGCAGAGAGCAGTTCTGACTCTTCTTCTGAAGATGAGGAACCAGCTAAGGCTAAACCTGCAGCCGCTAAACCGGCCTCAAAACCTGCTACTCCGGCAGCAaagcctgctgctgcagcagagagcagttCTGACTCTTCTTCTGAAGATGAGGAACCAGCTAAGGCTAAACCTGCAGCAGCTAAACCTGCTACGCCAGCCTCAAAACCTGCTACTCCTGCAGCAaagcctgctgctgcagcagagagcagctcaGACTCTGACTCCTCTGAGGATGAGAAGGAACCAGTGAAAGCAAagccggcagcagcagcagcagctaaacCAACCACCCCGGTTGCAAAGCCTGTCGCAGACAGCAGCTCTGACTCGGACAGCGACAGCTCAGAGTCTGAGAATGAGGCAGCAAAACCTGCAGTCAAGAAACGAGCTCCGGCAGCAGCAGCCCCTGCTAGCACGCCCAAAACCACAAAGGCAGCTGCAGCTCCaacaaagaaggctgaggaGAGCAGCTCCGACTCCTCGGACAGCTCTGACTCAGAGACTGAGACAAAGTCCACCCCTGCGAAGCCTGCAGTCACCAATGGTAAGTCAGCAACTCCCAAGGCCCCAGCAAAGCCAGCAGAGTCGTCATCTAGCGACAGCAGctctgaagaggaagaagaggccaGTAAAAGTACTGTAAAGCCCGCTGCAACACCCGCTGCAACACCCAAGACAACCCCAGCAGCTAAACCTAAagagaacagcagcagctcctcagaCAGTTCATCAGATGAGGAGGCACCGCGCAAAGCAGCCACAGCACCTACCACCCCCACAACAAATG GTACCAatggaaagaggaaaaaagatgaagaatCATCAGAAAGTGAAGAAGACGAGACCGAAGTGAAGACGCCGAAAAACAAGAAAGCACCAACTACACCACAGACGTTTCCTAAAGTCAATAAGAAG TCTTCCAACGTACCATTCCGTAGAATAAGGGAGGAAGACGTATCGGTGGATCCACGTCTCACAGACAACTCTTTTGATGCAAAG TACGGAGCTGATGGAGACTGGGGCCAGAAAGCGAACGATGCGCTCAGGTTCACAAAGGGCAAGTCATTCCGCCATgaaaagacgaagaagaagaggggaagcTACCGCGGCGGAGCCATCTCCACCTCAGTCAACTCTATTAAGTTCGACAGTGACTGA
- the nolc1 gene encoding nucleolar and coiled-body phosphoprotein 1 isoform X1: MRLRTCAQRTVPLTSFPSSRSVEKMAEQKSMPSDLYKCVYSFLLENKFAKAAQQFMKQTKVTPLDQNDESLVNIYNFWVKSPEAKKRKAPPSTAKGTNGPSAKKAKTTAESSSSEDSSSEDEEAVAKPTKATPAAAKVVPAKAAAAKAASSSSEDSSDSEEDKKAPAKTTVKSPAATPAAARKKDSSSSSEESDSEDEQPAKVPTPKPKAGAVTASKPAVPAKGAAQKKQESSSEDSSSDSEDEKPAKAPAKAAKAAPAKAAPAKAAKAAPAKAAPAKAAKAAPAKAAPAKAAPVKAAAAESSSEDSSSEDEAPPSKKPKAGAYSAVPPPASVQKAPATPAASKAKDSDSSDSSDEEEEKKVAAKPAPAKAAAAKPTAKKQEPSSDSSDSSSDEEAAKTPAVKVTPAKAAPSVKVTPAKAAPSVKVTLAKAAPAKEEDSDSSSSEDEEEVKKPAGKVTPAKTGPAKPVTAKVTAAKKDSSSEDDSSSEEETAKKPAAKPAPAKTTPAKKAESSSSDSSSEDEAPTKPAVKAAVTPTPASKPPAKAAESSSDSDDSSEDEKKTVKAKPAAKPSTPAAKPAAPAAESSSDSDSSEDDEESAKAKPTAVKPAAKPATPAAKPAAAAESSSDSDSSEDEEPAKAKPAAAKPSTPASKPATPAAKPAAAAESSSDSSSEDEEPAKAKPATPASKPATPAAKPAAAAESSSDSSSEDEEPAKAKPAAAKPASKPATPAAKPAAAAESSSDSSSEDEEPAKAKPATPASKPATPAAKPAAAAAESSSDSSSEDEEPAKAKPAAAKPASKPATPAAKPAAAAESSSDSSSEDEEPAKAKPAAAKPATPASKPATPAAKPAAAAESSSDSDSSEDEKEPVKAKPAAAAAAKPTTPVAKPVADSSSDSDSDSSESENEAAKPAVKKRAPAAAAPASTPKTTKAAAAPTKKAEESSSDSSDSSDSETETKSTPAKPAVTNGKSATPKAPAKPAESSSSDSSSEEEEEASKSTVKPAATPAATPKTTPAAKPKENSSSSSDSSSDEEAPRKAATAPTTPTTNGTNGKRKKDEESSESEEDETEVKTPKNKKAPTTPQTFPKVNKKSSNVPFRRIREEDVSVDPRLTDNSFDAKYGADGDWGQKANDALRFTKGKSFRHEKTKKKRGSYRGGAISTSVNSIKFDSD, from the exons ATGCGCCTGCGCACATGCGCACAACGGACGGTTCCgctcacttccttcccttccAGTAGGAGCGTGGAGAAGATGGCGGAGCAAAAGTCGATGCCGAGTGATCTTTATAAATGCGTATATTCATTTCTGCTGGAGAACAAGTTCGCTAAGGCGGCTCAGCAGTTTATGAAACAGACTAAAGTG ACTCCATTAGATCAAAATGATGAGAGCCTCGTCAACATCTATAACTTCTGGGTGAA GTCTCCTGAAGCCAAGAAACGAAAGGCGCCTCCTAGCACAGCTAAAGGTACAAACGGACCTTCGGCCAAGAAAGCAAAAACCACTGCAGAGAGCTCCAGCAGCGAAGACTCTAGCAGTGAGGATGAAGAAGCTGTTGCAAAACCAACTAAGGCAACCCCTGCAG caGCTAAGGTGGTGCCTGCTAAAGCTGCAGCTGCTAAAGCTGCATCCAGCAGCAGTGAAGACTCCAGTGACTCTGAGGAGGACAAGAAGGCTCCTGCAAAG ACTACTGTGAAGTCTCCTGCTGCTACTCCCGCTGcagcaagaaagaaagacagcagCTCTAGCAGTGAAGAATCTGACTCTGAAGATGAGCAGCCTGCTAAAGTCCCAACACCAA AGCCCAAGGCTGGTGCAGTCACAGCATCCAAACCAGCTGTTCCTGCTAAAGGCGCAGCTCAGAAAAAGCAGGAGAGCAGCAGTGAGGATAGTTCCTCAGATTCTGAAGATGAAAAACCAGCCAAG GCTCCAGCTAAAGCAGCTAAAGCGGCTCCAGCTAAAGCGGCTCCAGCTAAAGCAGCTAAAGCAGCTCCAGCTAAAGCGGCTCCAGCTAAAGCAGCTAAAGCAGCTCCAGCTAAAGCGGCTCCTGCTAAAGCGGCTCCAGTAAAGGCAGCTGCTGCTGAATCAAGCAGTGAAGACTCTTCATCTGAAGATGAGGCTCCGCCCAGCAAAAAACCCAAAGCAG GAGCGTACAGTGCAGTCCCACCTCCTGCTTCAGTCCAGAAAGCTCCAGCTACACCAGCAGCCAGCAAGGCCAAGGACAGTGACTCCTCAGACAGCAgtgatgaggaagaagagaagaaagtagCTG CAAAGCCTGCACCTGCGAAGGCAGCTGCTGCCAAACCAACTGCAAAGAAGCAGGAGCCCAGCTCTGACAGCTCAG ATTCAAGCTCGGATGAAGAGGCGGCAAAGACTCCTGCAGTCAAAGTCACTCCAGCTAAAGCTGCACCTTCAGTCAAAGTCACCCCAGCTAAAGCTGCACCTTCAGTCAAAGTCACCCTAGCTAAAGCTGCACCTGCTAAAGAGGAAGACTCAGACTCATCCAGTTCAGAGGACGAAGAGGAGGTGAAAAAACCTGCAGGGAAGGTGACTCCCGCTAAGACTGGTCCAGCTAAACCTGTTACTGCTAAAGTCACAGCTGCTAAAAAAGACTCCAGTTCAGAGGACGATTCCAGTTCAGAGGAGGAGACGGCAAAAAAGCCAGCAGCAAAACCTGCACCTGCCAAGACGACCCCAGCTAAAAAAGCAGAGTCCTCAAGCTCAG ATAGCAGCTCTGAAGATGAGGCTCCAACAAAGCCTGCCGTTAAAGCTGCTGTCACACCGACACCTGCTTCTAAACCCCCCGCCAAGGCAGCTGAGAGCAGCTCTGATTCAGATGACTCCTCTGAGGATGAGAAAAAAACGGTAAAAGCCAAGCCAGCAGCTAAGCCTTCTACTCCTGCGGCAAagcctgctgctcctgcagcagAAAGCAGCTCAGACTCTGACTCTtctgaggatgatgaagagtcAGCTAAGGCTAAGCCAACAGCAGTTAAACCAGCTGCAAAGCCTGCTACTCCTGCCGCAAAGCCTGCCGCTGCAGCCGAGAGCAGCTCAGATTCTGACTCTTCTGAAGATGAAGAACCAGCTAAGGCTAAACCTGCAGCAGCTAAACCATCTACACCGGCTTCAAAACCTGCTACTCCTGCAGCAaagcctgctgctgcagcagagagcagttCTGACTCCTCTTCTGAAGATGAGGAACCAGCTAAGGCTAAACCTGCTACGCCAGCCTCAAAACCTGCTACTCCGGCAGCAAAGCCTGCTGCGGCAGCAGAGAGCAGTTCTGACTCTTCTTCTGAAGATGAGGAACCAGCTAAGGCTAAACCTGCAGCCGCTAAACCGGCCTCAAAACCTGCTACTCCTGCAGCAaagcctgctgctgcagcagagagcagttCTGACTCCTCTTCTGAAGATGAGGAACCAGCTAAGGCTAAACCTGCTACGCCAGCCTCAAAACCTGCTACTCCGGCAGCAAAGCCTGCTGCTGCGGCAGCAGAGAGCAGTTCTGACTCTTCTTCTGAAGATGAGGAACCAGCTAAGGCTAAACCTGCAGCCGCTAAACCGGCCTCAAAACCTGCTACTCCGGCAGCAaagcctgctgctgcagcagagagcagttCTGACTCTTCTTCTGAAGATGAGGAACCAGCTAAGGCTAAACCTGCAGCAGCTAAACCTGCTACGCCAGCCTCAAAACCTGCTACTCCTGCAGCAaagcctgctgctgcagcagagagcagctcaGACTCTGACTCCTCTGAGGATGAGAAGGAACCAGTGAAAGCAAagccggcagcagcagcagcagctaaacCAACCACCCCGGTTGCAAAGCCTGTCGCAGACAGCAGCTCTGACTCGGACAGCGACAGCTCAGAGTCTGAGAATGAGGCAGCAAAACCTGCAGTCAAGAAACGAGCTCCGGCAGCAGCAGCCCCTGCTAGCACGCCCAAAACCACAAAGGCAGCTGCAGCTCCaacaaagaaggctgaggaGAGCAGCTCCGACTCCTCGGACAGCTCTGACTCAGAGACTGAGACAAAGTCCACCCCTGCGAAGCCTGCAGTCACCAATGGTAAGTCAGCAACTCCCAAGGCCCCAGCAAAGCCAGCAGAGTCGTCATCTAGCGACAGCAGctctgaagaggaagaagaggccaGTAAAAGTACTGTAAAGCCCGCTGCAACACCCGCTGCAACACCCAAGACAACCCCAGCAGCTAAACCTAAagagaacagcagcagctcctcagaCAGTTCATCAGATGAGGAGGCACCGCGCAAAGCAGCCACAGCACCTACCACCCCCACAACAAATG GTACCAatggaaagaggaaaaaagatgaagaatCATCAGAAAGTGAAGAAGACGAGACCGAAGTGAAGACGCCGAAAAACAAGAAAGCACCAACTACACCACAGACGTTTCCTAAAGTCAATAAGAAG TCTTCCAACGTACCATTCCGTAGAATAAGGGAGGAAGACGTATCGGTGGATCCACGTCTCACAGACAACTCTTTTGATGCAAAG TACGGAGCTGATGGAGACTGGGGCCAGAAAGCGAACGATGCGCTCAGGTTCACAAAGGGCAAGTCATTCCGCCATgaaaagacgaagaagaagaggggaagcTACCGCGGCGGAGCCATCTCCACCTCAGTCAACTCTATTAAGTTCGACAGTGACTGA